From Pseudoleptotrichia goodfellowii, a single genomic window includes:
- the miaB gene encoding tRNA (N6-isopentenyl adenosine(37)-C2)-methylthiotransferase MiaB, with product MEKRATIITYGCQMNVNESAKMKQMLQTMGYEITEDINESDLVFLNTCTVREGAAVKVYGKLGDLKRIKEEKNGNMIIGVTGCLAQEVRDEFIKKTPYVDLVLGNQNIGRIPDILERIEKGEETHIVMVEDEDELPKRVDADFGDDIVASISITYGCNNYCTFCIVPYVRGMERSVPLHEVLRDVEFYTKRGYKEILFLGQNVNSYGSDLADENDNFATLLNESAKIEGDFWIKYVSPHPKDFNDEVIEAIANNSKISRMLHLPLQSGSTKILNAMNRGYTKEEFIQLAKKIKERIPDIGLTTDIIVGFPGETDKDFQDTMDVVEEIGFENAFMFMYSKRTGTPAATMEEQVNEQTKNERLQQLMRLQNRKAKEESQKYLGKVVKVLVEGPSRKNPEMLTGRTSTHKIVLFRSDRKDLKGQFVHTKIYEAKTWTLYGELVE from the coding sequence GTGGAAAAAAGAGCAACTATCATAACTTACGGTTGTCAGATGAATGTAAATGAAAGTGCAAAAATGAAGCAGATGTTGCAGACGATGGGTTATGAAATAACAGAAGATATAAATGAATCGGATCTGGTTTTTCTTAATACGTGTACCGTGAGAGAAGGTGCGGCAGTAAAAGTATACGGAAAATTGGGAGATCTGAAAAGGATAAAAGAAGAAAAAAACGGTAATATGATTATCGGAGTAACGGGATGTCTGGCTCAGGAAGTCAGAGATGAGTTTATAAAGAAAACTCCTTATGTGGATTTGGTTCTCGGAAATCAGAATATCGGAAGAATACCTGATATTTTGGAAAGAATCGAAAAAGGAGAAGAAACTCATATTGTAATGGTTGAAGATGAAGATGAATTGCCGAAAAGAGTGGATGCAGACTTCGGTGATGATATAGTCGCTTCCATATCTATAACATACGGTTGTAACAATTACTGTACATTCTGCATAGTTCCTTATGTAAGAGGTATGGAAAGATCAGTTCCTTTACATGAAGTATTGAGAGATGTGGAGTTTTACACGAAAAGAGGATATAAGGAAATATTGTTTTTAGGACAGAATGTAAACTCGTACGGTAGCGATTTGGCTGATGAAAATGATAATTTTGCCACATTACTTAACGAAAGTGCCAAAATTGAAGGGGATTTCTGGATAAAATATGTGTCTCCTCATCCGAAAGATTTTAATGATGAAGTAATAGAAGCAATAGCAAACAATTCAAAAATTTCGAGAATGTTACATTTACCACTTCAATCGGGGTCAACAAAAATACTGAATGCAATGAATAGAGGATATACAAAAGAAGAATTTATTCAGTTGGCAAAAAAAATAAAAGAGAGAATACCTGATATAGGTCTGACAACAGATATTATTGTGGGATTTCCGGGAGAAACGGATAAAGATTTTCAGGATACAATGGATGTAGTGGAAGAAATAGGATTTGAAAATGCGTTTATGTTTATGTATTCCAAAAGGACGGGAACACCTGCTGCGACAATGGAAGAACAGGTAAATGAGCAGACAAAAAATGAAAGATTGCAGCAATTAATGAGGTTACAGAACAGAAAAGCAAAAGAAGAAAGTCAAAAATATCTGGGGAAAGTTGTAAAAGTTCTGGTTGAAGGACCAAGCAGAAAAAATCCTGAAATGCTTACAGGAAGAACTTCGACTCATAAAATAGTTCTGTTCAGAAGTGACAGAAAAGATTTAAAAGGGCAATTTGTGCATACTAAAATTTATGAAGCTAAAACATGGACATTGTACGGGGAATTAGTAGAATAA
- the rho gene encoding transcription termination factor Rho — protein sequence MKSDEKIEKANNEEVTKNEVKSDDDRLIKEILGMKITSLKKKAKEYGIPNFSVMNKSDLVNYVLVEKGNEEGKIYGFGTLDIIGEGNYGFLRNTSVGPDVYVSLSQIKRFFLRNGDVVFGELRVPIAAEKNYGILKVLLVNGDLAEKSLERPFFDDLIPSYPDEKINLGEGELASRIIDLVSPIGKGQRGLIVAPPKAGKTVLLSTLANDIIKYNPEIDVWILLIDERPEEVTDIKENVKDAEVYAATFDENPSVHTQVTENVLEMAKREVERGKDILILMDSLTRLARSYNITIPSSGKLISGGIDPNALYYPKRFLGAARNIKKGGSLTIIATALIETGSRMDEVIFEEFKGTGNMEIMLNRTLEQLRIFPAIDVMKSGTRREELLIPKNQLEKIWKLRRELSKESEVEGMKKLIELVKKYKSNEELLENI from the coding sequence ATGAAAAGTGATGAAAAAATAGAAAAAGCAAATAATGAAGAAGTAACTAAAAATGAAGTTAAATCTGATGACGACAGATTAATAAAAGAAATACTGGGGATGAAAATAACTTCATTAAAAAAGAAGGCTAAGGAATACGGCATTCCCAATTTTTCAGTAATGAATAAATCTGATCTGGTAAACTATGTGTTAGTGGAAAAAGGGAATGAAGAAGGGAAAATATACGGATTCGGAACACTGGATATAATAGGAGAAGGAAATTACGGATTTTTAAGAAATACATCTGTGGGACCTGATGTATACGTTTCTCTTTCTCAAATAAAAAGGTTCTTCTTAAGAAACGGAGATGTTGTTTTCGGAGAATTGAGAGTGCCTATCGCAGCGGAAAAAAATTACGGGATATTAAAAGTGTTGCTTGTAAATGGAGATTTGGCTGAAAAATCTTTGGAAAGACCGTTTTTTGATGACCTTATTCCGTCTTATCCGGATGAAAAAATCAATCTTGGAGAAGGAGAATTGGCTTCAAGGATAATAGATTTGGTTTCTCCTATAGGTAAAGGTCAGAGAGGGCTTATAGTTGCTCCGCCTAAGGCAGGAAAAACGGTTTTGCTTTCTACATTGGCTAATGATATTATAAAATATAATCCTGAAATAGATGTCTGGATATTGCTGATAGACGAAAGACCTGAAGAAGTTACGGATATAAAAGAGAATGTAAAAGATGCCGAAGTGTATGCGGCGACATTTGATGAAAATCCTAGTGTGCATACACAGGTTACGGAAAATGTGCTTGAAATGGCTAAAAGAGAAGTGGAAAGAGGAAAAGATATATTAATTCTTATGGATAGCCTTACAAGACTTGCAAGATCTTATAATATAACTATTCCTTCAAGCGGAAAACTCATTTCGGGAGGTATAGATCCTAATGCTCTTTATTATCCTAAAAGGTTTTTAGGAGCAGCAAGAAATATAAAAAAAGGTGGAAGTCTTACGATAATAGCTACTGCACTTATTGAAACAGGAAGCAGAATGGACGAAGTTATTTTTGAAGAATTTAAAGGAACAGGAAATATGGAAATAATGCTGAACAGAACTTTGGAACAGTTAAGAATATTTCCTGCGATAGACGTGATGAAGAGCGGTACGAGAAGAGAAGAACTTTTAATTCCTAAAAATCAGCTGGAAAAAATCTGGAAACTGAGAAGAGAATTAAGTAAGGAGTCTGAAGTGGAAGGAATGAAAAAGCTGATAGAATTAGTAAAAAAATATAAAAGTAATGAAGAATTACTGGAAAATATATAG
- a CDS encoding tetratricopeptide repeat protein: protein MLETLIFREIRYNNNNEEMLEKFKNKIIDNPDDVESLQTLASIYHALKKNNKAIEIYKKLVKLEPENHEIRAFLGYLYYENEELDKAEENLNEALDISSGEPFVLFLLGNVYARRGKISEAVDCYDLAIFLDFDMYTAHIDFARKYEHMGRHGRALKEFKAAYEIDSRDEGLVEKIKYIENKCKAKGKCECEFDDHKLLITADKLALNI, encoded by the coding sequence ATGTTGGAAACATTAATTTTTAGAGAAATCAGATACAATAATAATAATGAAGAAATGCTGGAGAAATTTAAAAATAAAATTATAGATAATCCTGATGATGTAGAATCATTGCAAACATTGGCTTCTATTTATCATGCTCTGAAAAAAAATAATAAAGCTATAGAAATTTATAAAAAACTTGTGAAACTGGAACCTGAAAATCATGAAATAAGAGCTTTTTTAGGGTATTTATATTATGAAAATGAAGAACTTGACAAAGCTGAAGAAAATTTGAACGAAGCATTGGACATAAGTTCGGGAGAGCCTTTCGTATTGTTTTTACTGGGAAATGTTTACGCAAGAAGAGGAAAGATTTCCGAAGCTGTAGACTGCTACGATTTGGCAATTTTCCTTGATTTTGATATGTACACTGCACATATTGACTTTGCAAGAAAATACGAGCATATGGGAAGACACGGGAGAGCATTGAAAGAGTTTAAAGCTGCTTATGAAATAGATTCGAGAGATGAAGGACTGGTTGAGAAAATAAAATATATTGAAAATAAATGTAAAGCAAAAGGAAAATGTGAATGTGAGTTTGATGATCACAAACTTTTAATAACAGCTGATAAATTAGCATTGAACATATAG
- a CDS encoding tRNA lysidine(34) synthetase yields MVNLVCEAIIPDGPMKEVKEIENSIRTTYKKSIWGKFVKAVNDFDLIEDGDKIAIGVSGGKDSLLLVKLFHELKKDKSRNFEFKAVSLNPGFRESDLSNFKRNLENLNIDCAIIDTNIWEIANEKAKDYPCFLCAKMRRGILYKKVEELGYNKLTLGHHFDDVIETTMINMFYAGTLKTMTPKVKSTSGNLSLIRPLIYVREADIIEYTKENGIRPMNCGCTIEAGRTSSKRREVKDLLASLEEKNPGIKQSIFNSMRNINLDYVFGYSGGDK; encoded by the coding sequence ATGGTAAATTTAGTTTGTGAGGCGATTATACCTGACGGACCGATGAAGGAAGTAAAAGAAATAGAAAACAGTATAAGAACAACGTATAAAAAATCCATATGGGGGAAATTTGTAAAAGCGGTAAATGATTTTGATTTAATAGAGGACGGCGATAAAATAGCAATAGGAGTGTCGGGTGGAAAAGACAGTCTGCTTTTAGTAAAGCTGTTTCATGAATTGAAAAAAGACAAAAGTAGAAATTTTGAATTTAAAGCGGTAAGTTTAAATCCCGGATTTAGAGAGTCGGATTTGAGTAATTTTAAGAGAAATCTGGAAAACCTTAATATAGATTGTGCAATAATAGATACGAATATTTGGGAGATAGCTAATGAGAAAGCTAAAGATTATCCGTGTTTTTTATGTGCGAAAATGAGAAGAGGAATACTTTACAAAAAAGTGGAAGAACTGGGATACAATAAACTGACTTTAGGACATCACTTTGACGATGTAATAGAAACAACAATGATAAATATGTTTTATGCAGGAACTTTAAAAACAATGACGCCTAAAGTAAAATCCACTTCAGGTAATTTGTCGTTAATAAGACCGCTCATTTATGTGAGAGAAGCCGATATAATAGAATACACAAAAGAAAACGGAATAAGACCTATGAACTGCGGATGTACAATAGAAGCGGGAAGAACATCAAGTAAAAGAAGAGAAGTAAAAGATCTGTTGGCAAGTTTGGAGGAAAAAAATCCGGGAATTAAACAAAGCATTTTTAATTCCATGAGAAATATAAATCTGGATTATGTATTCGGGTACAGTGGTGGAGATAAATAG
- the glmU gene encoding bifunctional UDP-N-acetylglucosamine diphosphorylase/glucosamine-1-phosphate N-acetyltransferase GlmU, which yields MISLILAAGKGTRMKSEKPKVLHEVNGTPMLKRVLKTLQNTGIEKNVFILGHKKDAVLEAMGDLEYVEQKEQLGTGHAVLIAKEKIEKYKDDVLITYGDAPLLREETINRMKEIFYEKDLDCILLSCKMKDPFAYGRIIKKDGKVVDIIEEKEATEEQKKIKEVNTGVYIFKYKSLVEAVEKIDNNNIKGEYYLTDTIKILSGAGYKLESYQIEDEDEVLGVNSKAQLAQAGKILRDRKNLELMDDGVILIDPETTYIEEQVKIGEDTVIYPNVIIQGETEIGKNCKILGNTRIENSEIADNVKIESSLIEQSRLEEGVTVGPFAHLRPKAHLKKNVHVGNFVEIKNSVLEEGVKSGHLTYLGDAEVGKNTNIGAGTITCNYDGKNKHKTIIGENAFIGSNSTIVAPAEIGEKAFTAAGSTITKKVPEKALAFGRAKQTNKEGWNK from the coding sequence ATGATATCTTTAATATTGGCTGCGGGAAAAGGAACAAGGATGAAATCCGAAAAGCCCAAAGTTTTACATGAAGTAAACGGAACGCCTATGTTAAAAAGAGTTTTAAAAACATTACAAAATACAGGTATTGAAAAAAATGTATTTATTTTAGGACATAAAAAAGATGCAGTGCTTGAAGCAATGGGAGATTTGGAGTATGTAGAACAGAAAGAGCAGTTGGGAACGGGGCATGCCGTATTGATTGCCAAAGAGAAAATCGAAAAATACAAAGATGATGTCCTGATAACATACGGAGATGCTCCTTTATTGAGGGAAGAAACAATAAACAGAATGAAAGAGATTTTTTATGAAAAAGATCTTGACTGTATACTACTTTCCTGCAAAATGAAAGACCCTTTTGCTTACGGGAGAATAATAAAAAAAGACGGAAAAGTAGTCGATATTATTGAAGAAAAAGAAGCGACAGAAGAACAGAAAAAAATAAAAGAAGTAAATACGGGAGTTTATATTTTCAAATATAAAAGTCTTGTAGAAGCTGTCGAAAAAATAGACAATAATAATATTAAAGGCGAGTATTACCTGACTGATACGATTAAAATCTTATCGGGAGCGGGATACAAGCTTGAAAGTTATCAGATAGAAGATGAGGATGAAGTTTTAGGAGTAAACTCCAAAGCTCAACTTGCACAAGCTGGAAAAATTTTGAGAGACAGAAAAAATCTGGAACTTATGGATGACGGAGTAATACTTATAGATCCTGAAACTACATATATAGAGGAGCAGGTTAAAATAGGAGAAGATACGGTTATTTATCCTAATGTTATTATTCAGGGAGAAACGGAAATAGGAAAAAACTGTAAAATTTTGGGAAATACGAGAATAGAAAATTCTGAAATAGCAGACAATGTTAAGATAGAGTCTTCTCTTATAGAACAGTCAAGGTTGGAAGAAGGAGTGACAGTAGGACCGTTTGCTCATTTACGTCCTAAAGCACATTTGAAAAAAAATGTACATGTAGGAAATTTTGTGGAAATAAAAAATTCAGTATTGGAAGAAGGAGTAAAATCAGGACACTTAACTTATTTGGGAGATGCCGAAGTCGGTAAAAATACCAATATCGGAGCGGGGACGATAACATGTAATTATGACGGTAAAAATAAACACAAAACAATAATCGGAGAAAATGCCTTTATAGGAAGCAATTCGACTATTGTAGCACCTGCAGAAATCGGAGAGAAAGCATTTACGGCTGCAGGTTCGACAATAACTAAAAAAGTACCGGAAAAAGCATTGGCATTCGGAAGAGCAAAACAAACAAATAAAGAAGGGTGGAATAAGTAA